In Astatotilapia calliptera chromosome 20, fAstCal1.2, whole genome shotgun sequence, one genomic interval encodes:
- the LOC113013209 gene encoding formin-like protein 13 — MPTLGSKRKDNPPRMEKYTGGMPQLSNEMQLDILNKVKSGQLSIDDALQQARMDREQKMTDDKELESQYNFSVYKHGRYRWQKRVLQIDFRTKMVCSIEKGIVKRQLPFSIVKSCDDGEGSRYSISFKGHHDYELEATSLEDKHKMMELVNKIIYNNIYNDHGEENAESQEQSQAPQSIREGMLLLHRGGLASFKWMKYEARLHPGQLTLVPLRDGEMTLSVPVSTVIHLSDGDTRVQKCNDSDTFSLITHKNEYQFKVPDETVALGTVQQERDAWVKAIDKLCSEWKRKSKMFMEQKSFRQVSITEDTEDNDTDLESSGEFGAGSITYPPADNKNVDPPLSDGDNLSAQQTHPPADHTKPIPKPRRRNSPQIIPPQVSSLPSPSPTSPTSPPYSLRAILQPPPAVPESPAQEAGPPPRSIPAPPPLPLNLNSKKACTKVFHWDLIGPDKIAKSFWIQERMGRIEIDTSLLHKQFAVKDLRTVGVVEPNNTQHIMLNQKIAHNFNIFLKSFPVQPGELKDKLFIINEKDGGLSDEHITSLRRYVPTMEDVERYKSYKGPVAELHIVDQYMMEMCNIAYLSTQLDLLLTLRELPISMNDLQPLINQKIRMCMQLYYCRSFVSVLEYLLAIGNYLNENAGKEKAKGFRLSSLTKLVQLRGTDKKFTLLHALVEQIMLHEPCLATFPQELAEFETVPGASIKGLTAEVDVLKNELKKITQYRKMSKKKNIAAQNPNFFKDLKMAIEKYNADLSALTKTCEEMKKLYSDILVKFGEPADQDSQELFGLLCQFVHDFKRAHAEAV; from the exons ATGCCAACTTTAGGATCAAAGAGAAAAGACAACCCACCCAGGATGGAGAAGTACACTGGGGGCATGCCACAG ttGAGCAATGAGATGCAACTAGACATCCTGAACAAGGTGAAGAGTGGACAGTTATCAATCGATGACGCTCTGCAGCAGGCAAGGAtggacagagaacagaagaTGACAGATGACAAG GAACTAGAATCTCAGTACAACTTTAGCGTTTACAAGCATGGCCGCTACAGGTGGCAGAAACGGGTTTTACAG ATTGATTTCAGGACCAAAATGGTGTGCAGCATAGAGAAAGGAATCGTTAAGCGGCAACTTCCCTTCTCTATTGTCAAGAGTTGTGATGATGGAGAGGGTTCCAGGTACTCTATTTCCTTTAAAGGACATCATGATTATGAATTGGAGGCCACGTCGCTGGAGGATAAACATAAG ATGATGGAGCTTGTCAATAAGATAATTTATAATAACATATACAATGATCATGGAGAAGAAAATGCAGAATCCCAAGAGCAATCTCAGGCACCACAGAGCATTCGAGAAGGGATGTTGTTGCTGCACAGAGGAGGCTTGGCATCATTTAAATGGATGAA ATACGAGGCCCGGCTCCATCCAGGACAACTAACGCTGGTCCCGTTGAGGGATGGGGAGATGACACTCTCGGTGCCTGTTTCCACTGTGATTCACCTGTCAGACGGTGACACCAGAGTGCAGAAATGTAACGACTCTGACACTTTCAGTCTAATCACCCACAAAAATGAGTACCA GTTCAAGGTGCCAGATGAAACAGTTGCCCTGGGGACTGTGCAACAGGAACGGGATGCATGGGTCAAAGCTATTGACAAACTGTGTTCAGAGTGGAAAAGGAAGTCCAAGATGTTCATGGAACAAAAGTCCTTTCGACAAGTGAGCATAACCGAAGACACAGAGGACAACGATACAGATCTCGAGTCCAGTGGTGAATTCGGTGCTGGCAGCATCACTTATCCTCCAGCtgataataaaaatgtagatCCACCCCTGAGTGATGGAGATAATTTATCAGCTCAGCAAACCCATCCACCAGCTGATCACACAAAGCCTATTCCTAAACCTCGCAGGAGGAATTCTCCCCAAATAATCCCACCTCAGGTCTCATCACTGCCCTCTCCCAGTCCGACATCTCCCACCTCCCCTCCATACAGTCTCCGTGCTATCCTTCAGCCCCCTCCCGCAGTCCCAGAGTCTCCTGCCCAAGAGGCAGGGCCTCCCCCCCGAAGCATCCCAGCTCCTCCACCTTTACCCCTCAACCTAAATTCAAAAAAAGCATGCACCAAGGTTTTCCACTGGGATCTTATTGGCCCAGACAAG ATTGCAAAATCGTTCTGGATACAGGAACGCATGGGGAGGATTGAAATCGACACATCGCTCTTACACAAGCAATTTGCTGTTAAAGATCTTCGGACAGTTGGTGTCGTTGAGCCAAATAATACCCAGCATATTATGCTGAACCAGAAGATTGCACACAACTTCA ACATTTTTCTCAAAAGTTTTCCGGTGCAACCGGGAGAGCTGAAGGACAAACTGTTCATCATTAATGAGAAAGATGGAGGCCTGTCTGATGAGCACATCACCTCTCTGAGGAG gTATGTCCCCACCATGGAAGATGTGGAAAGGTACAAATCCTACAAAGGACCTGTAGCTGAACTGCATATTGTGGACCAGTACATGATGGAG ATGTGCAACATCGCCTACCTGAGCACACAACTCGACCTGTTGTTGACTCTGAGAGAGCTTCCGATCAGCATGAACGACCTGCAGCCC CTGATTAACCAGAAGATCAGAATGTGCATGCAGCTGTACTACTGCAGGTCATTTGTTTCCGTGCTGGAGTACCTCCTCGCCATTGGCAATTACCTCAATGAGAATGCCGGGAAGGAAAAGGCCAAGGGATTCCGTCTCTCCTCCTTAACTAAA CTCGTCCAGCTCCGTGGGACAGACAAGAAGTTCACCTTGCTTCATGCCCTTGTGGAGCAGATTATGTTGCATGAACCGTGCTTGGCCACTTTTCCCCAGGAGTTGGCAGAATTTGAAACTGTCCCTGGAG CTTCCATCAAAGGCTTGACCGCAGAAGTAGATG tcCTGAAGAATGAACTAAAGAAAATCACTCAGTATAGAAAAATGtccaagaagaaaaatataGCAGCTCAGAATCCAAACTTCTTCAAAGACCTGAAG ATGGCGATTGAGAAATATAACGCAGATCTTTCGGCCCTGACGAAGACATGCGAGGAGATGAAGAAACTCTACTCTGACATACTG